The segment ACTGACTTTGTCCGGAACGTTTACCAAATCCTCCACCATTTACCCAGTTTCTTTTCCTCAGAAATGCAGGCCTCAACGCCTCTCCTCATCTCCTGAACAGCTTCGAACTCCGTCAGACCAAGACGACGTTTGTTGGAGATGTCGTAGACGCCGCCAACGCTCTCCGTGTGCTCGCCGTGGATGCCTGGAAATACGAAATCATCATCCAGGTTTAACATTCGACTGCTTCCCGAAAGCTGTATCATGTTTCTTTGATACGGTATTTTCTGAAATGTGTTCTCAATTGCAAACTCCCAACCATAGTTCTGTAAGTTAGATGCcatcttttaggatctctccgCAACAGTAAAAGTGTCACCCTCCCAAACTTCCTGTGGAACAATCCACAGATTGATCAGATTACTAAAGCTAAAAACAAACAAGGTTTACATCTGTACTTGACCCACACTGTCCACATGACCATATACAACTGCATGAATATTAAACagtaatgttaatgtacagtGACAAGgactggtgttcaacatggtcaagagaTGCAGTGTGGGTGATAAAGCATGCAGGCGTGTTATATTGTCTCGGCCTCCGAGAAATCCGTGATCTGAATGAGTTGTGGATTCATGTTTCCGGAGTAATAACTGCATAGCAAGGAGTCTTACCTCTAGCCTGGATGTTGTAGCGATCACAGAACGCCTTAAACTCTGGCGAGGCGGCAAGTTTGGGGATCTTGATGTGGACGGACGCACGGAGGGTGGTGCCAAGGTTGGAGGGACAGAAGGTCAGATAGCCCAGACCCTTTCGCTTGGCGAATGACAGACCACTCGACTCCATTGCACGGATAGCCTGGTAGAGAGAGGTATCATGTTATCTCAGGTTAAAGGACTCATAGTATTTGCCCTTCCGCACAACCGTTTAAACAATGCAAACGCCATGTCGTGACCTTGACTTTCGTCTACCAGCTGCATGATCTAGCTGCAATGCAAAGCTGTTTCTTCAAGCAACTGAATGCCTAAAACCAAGACCATATACATGTGGAGTCTCCTTAATGTGAAGGCCTTTATTGAGTTGTGTCTTCCTTTACATGGGTACCCGTTAGTATGAGCTGGTAATGTGGTCCTCAACCTTATATCATAACGTAGTTGATAATAAAGTTGTAGTTTTGGTTAATTGAAATGCCGCTAGCGttaagatggtcgtaagtgccatacattaacattaaattaCGACTATCATAGCTCTAGAAGAGCATCTCTTGATGGTACAAAATCAAGGGTACTGACGTAGAGTACGAACACAAACTAATGTTTGACGGGGAGACTGCATGTGATGACTTACCTTGACCAGCCTGCTGTAAACCTCTCCGAGGTTGCCGCCCTTCTGCATGGAGATGAACCTCAGATGGTCCTCCTCGTTGACCCACACAAGGAAGGTCTTGGCGTGGTTGAAGTAGATGCCTCTGCCGGATGGCCAGTCCCTGTAACCGCCGGCGTCACGGAGAAACctgaaacataaaaatgaaGAGTCAGCACTTCAGTTATACCAAGACGTTGTAGTTGACATTTAGCACTAATTCGTgcgtgtgtttagttttacgcgctTTTATCAAACTTTtggcaatgtcacggcgggggacaccggaaatggccTTCAGGCATTATACCCATAttgggaatagaacccgagtcttcgacgtgacgagtgaacactttaaccactaggctaccaggAACATCAATGTAGTCCTGACTCATCAGTGGTCATAATCTGGACCGGGGGTTGAATTACATTGCTTCATGTTTCACAGAGAACCACGTGACATATAAGAACAGAATATTTCTAAACGTATCCCAGTTGTAAGTGAACAGGAAGATGGCTGCTACTTTGGGGCAAGAACAAAAAGTGCAAAAAAACGTATATCGATATTACTAGTGTTTGTGAATATCAAACAGAAGCTCTCACCTGTCGCTGTCGTTAAAGAGGAAGTGATCGTCCATAAGCTGTTTCTGAGTTTCTCTGCTCATGCCAGTGAGAGGGTAGTACGTGCCGGCCAGTTCGCCCTTCAGCTTATCCAGAGCTGACACAGTCGCTGCCTCCATCGCAAGACGTTGCTTAAACAACCAAAGCAGCTATCAGTGGATTTTCCACAACGTTGACCAGTGCAAAATTTATACATCAATCGTTCTGTGGTCTTGCTCCAATAGTTCAAATATCGCTATCAACGAGACATATTTCAGACAATATTTTCCTGATTATTGAAGGATTATTCAACCTTGCATCAAACAGCATGTATAATTTTGCAGCAGACACATATCATGTGAGGGGATGGGATCGTTCAGAGAACCCCCTACAATTTCCAAGGTATCTGCAACAAAGTCTTTGTTTACTAAGCACCACAAACAGTCTAAACATTTTCATGATTAGCAAAAAAGATCTTGACATTTAAGATTTTCTCCCATAACAAACGATCAATTTTTTACCAGTGGCAACACAGAATTCATTTTAGTCACATCTCTTAACAAATTATTCATTTAAACATCTCTTTCTGACCCATATCACCTTTACAATGGAAAGGATGCTGCCTCCTTAATCTTCTAGCCAATATAGTGAAATATCTCAGTCATGATGTGAATGTTATCTAGAGTCTTCTATTTGAGGCCTATGAATTTGCTCACTAGCACAAAATCTTTCAATAGatcattattttgttgtcaCTTTTCTATATTTATAACGATGTTTGCGTGTTGCATATGTGAAACTGAAATTTCACTACACACtcttgttgattacctggctgttctaccagcaagtggtAACCCCTCGTAAAAATGGCAAAAAGTCAAAATTGTCGaaataatgatattttgttaaacaactaTTTTAATCGGTtgtccaaaattatgagacaaatcatctgagttggtctgtcgatttcatgtgtcTGTGCAAAATGTggtgttgcaattattagattttgtatcagtgagcaattcatcggtctcaaatggaatcaagcTGTAACTCATCACCTCTTTCGTGATGACTGGAGGAAACCCATAGTTGTCATGACTTCTGCCCACCCGGACCctggttgatatgatgaagttGCCAGATGGGTCCAGATCAGAGAATCCGAGTTTATCTATGTTCCCGAAGTCAGGTTCAGGGTGATTAAGCTTGTCGACTTTGTGGTAATCCTTGATGACAGCATCCAGGACGTCAGCGAAGACGGTGTAAGCCTGAGGGTCGGAGGCGTAGATGCCGACACCGCTGTCGAGGTTCTCACATCCTGAAGGACAGACATGCATGTGTTTCAGGTCAAGGTCAGATAAAGGCACACCTACGACAAGGAGGACAAGAGTAATTGCTTCGCAAATATTGTGAAATTTATAGGACATGTTAAATGAGGGAACGTTTTCCTATTTGCTTTCCTTCGTCACTTCATGTTCTAAGCATATTCTATATTCTGAAGAGATATGGGTGGTTGGGCAACCTAATGGTTACAGCGTCcgttcgtcacactgaagacccaggctcgattccccacatttgtacaatgtgtgaaacccatttccggcgtccccgatgtgatattgccggaatattgctaaaagtgacatacgACCAGACTCACCCACTCCTCACTCTGCAGATATAGTGTGGAAAAGGTTCCATATCTTGAATGTACctttgagtgagtaaatgagcatggatttacgccacttttagcaatattccagcaacatcacgacgggggacaccagaactgggctcacacattgtacccatgtagggaagcAAACCTGGACCTTGaacgcgacgagcgaacgcttcaaagTTCGACACTCGTTGAGCAGGACTGGCAGTATATTCTACATGACGTTACCACCTGGAACAAACAAAACCGTTATATGACGACGATCCGAAAATAAGCGAGTTTGAACCAAtctagtgatcgacagcatgatcATCGTTCTACGaagttgggaaccgattacgtgtgtcaaccaagtcagcggttGACTTTCTGCAGGAGGAAGTGAGTAGATAAGAATGTTGTAGATTTGGCATTCATGAGCTTGTACTCCACCTCTACACAAGAGTAATATCCTAATTGCTGTGGAAAAACTGTGTATAGTTATGGCAGGACTTCATTTACATCTAGGAATGATTTATTTTtcagtgtatgtttgtttgaGATTCTGTATTAGGGTAGAACCTGTCCATATATACAGCTCTAAGTTAGTGCATGATGCATGTGataaacagatctagacttgcatgaCACAGGTATTTTAAGCTCATGTTTCATCTTTGCATAGTACTGGGAGAATTGATGTTTTCATTGACTGTATAATGAATCTTAGTCAGTCTGAGTTTTCTGAGCCAGACTTCACACCAACAGGCTTTCAGTCAGTGGCGAAACACACATTTTCCTGTATTTTAAGGTATTTTATCATCTAATTTTCTTCAAGGTATTTTGACGATGTCACTATCTACTTACTAGCCCCAGCCAGGTAGTCGCGTGAGTTTGTCATACAACCTTCCTCTTCAGGTCATACTTGCAGGTGTACTGGTTATGGCGTGGTCATCAGTGACCATTATTAAAGCCGGAATTCATTTTACAAATGTGCAATAAATATAATTTGGTCTTTGATATCCATAAGTTTTCATACAGAAACTAGCCTGATCGTTATTTTCGCCCCCTTGTCTCATTTTGCTTTGATACAAATGTCCAACACTGTCCTTGCCATACGACTTTTATTAACTTCCTGCTCCATGCTCGCTATCTCACTAACTACTCGTACACCAACCTTCTATACACACACCGATCTGTACTCTCGTAAATTTACCCACCTGCATATTTTCCGTCTGACGTTTTATCTGTTTATCGATCTACACAAGTCAGTCTCCCAAGCTCTTGATCTTTCAGTATTCTGACAAATTTACTTTTCTGGACATTTAAGTTTACTTTACCTATCGTGCAGTTAAACGACCTTGGTATTATTCTGCCTATCTATAACTAGCGGTATCTAGACTTCGGGATATCAGATCTGTCATGTCAGCGGAATATACCACGTCCTTGTTCGACCTTAACGAGATAAGAGCCCTGGATACGTCATGTCAGCCTTTATGCACCTATAGTATCGTCAGCCATATTGTCAATACTCGTACTGTACCCTTTCTGAGCTAATATGGATTAGAACCATCAGTATTTCCTCTGTTGATTGTGCATTGAGGAACAGACCTCTGTCGAAATATTATTTAAAGAGATTAGGTctattgataaatatttatttctagTACAGACCAATTTACAATAATATAATTAGCATATAGTGAAAATCAGCGTCTGCTTACCATATTCTGCTGTAACTTATCGGTCGTGCGTCTTTTAAGCGACAGCTGGAATATGATATTGACTGATTAATGATTCTCGTGTAAAGAGGTGTCTCTAGCTCCGGCAACACCTCAACACAACACAACTTCATGTCAGTCAGCCCCCACCCGCAGAAGTATGTCTACATCTCACCCCTCCAAGCACCCCTGTCTcttctacccgtgaagatcgttgttagaattggtcttcagcagcccatgcttgtcgtaagagacgactacagggctcgggtggtcaaactcgctgacatggttgacacatgcggccgtatcccatttgcgtagatcgatgctcatgctgttgatcactggattgcctggacCGAGTATTGATACAAagtcgccacatagctggaatgatGCTTtgttgcgttaaacaacaacgaccaaccaaccaaccaaccaaccttccAACCTGTCTTTACCATTAGGTCTTACTTAATTTTCTTGAGTGACCCATATGCGTTTACCTCTGATCTTAATAACTGTGATTTCATTCATGAGATTGCCACATGACATGATGCATTTGTCATCTCAGTTACACGTGTGTACCATTTACCATGACTAGATTAGTCTACAACCCATATTTTCCCTTACCCATGGCTTAATATTGTCTGTCGTTGCATTTGCTGCGAAAATTTTATCCGCAGGTAGTTTTGAACCTAAAACTGCTAAATGATGCTGAGGAGAACATTTGCTATAATTAACACTGTGAACAGCATCAATACCTATCAGTAAGTGCGACAGCAAAATTCAGTTGAGTCAGCACTTTTGCCATCAGTTGAAACATATGAAAATCATGGTAAGATGTAAGaattatgtttatatttctataacgtttaaaatattgttacataGGTAGTTCTGTTTCAATATGACAGACTGTCATGTGATCTGAATAAGACGTTGATTTTAAAAATTCAGTGAAACTTGCACATAAATGATACTACATTTGCAACCAGTTACCATTTGATTACACAGTTAACTACGTATaatgtgtgagtaagtgagtttagttttacgccgcacccagcaagattccagctatatggaagctgtttgtaaataattgaatctagaccggacagtccagtgatcaacagcatgagcaccggtGTACGTAAATGGGAACCAGTGGCATATGAGCTtacccacccgatcccgttaaacgcttcttaagacaagcatgggttactgaaggccaatatatcctaaaccggatcttcacgggttgttaATGAGTGAAGCTATATGAATACACATATATGGACATACAATGGTGAGCCCTTAATCATTAAACACTTTTTATATGATTAATCTTGTTGCAGTAAATATGATGTATTCAAATAAATACATGGAATGACGAGAGTCTTTTTTTCTCTTATGTGGGTAGGGTcatgttgttttgaaatatttcctctATACATACACTGGTTATTTTTGTGCACCTGTTTTAACGCACATTTAAGGTTAAACTATTCTCGCATTTCCATGTGCCTCTCACAACAATCCATTTTCCGAAACAAGGGTGTCACTTTCAACAACtaagtctttcaacagtctGACACAAGCTGAGGTCAAATGCAAGAAGGTCAAGGTGAAACCTTCACAGCATGGAAATTTTGCAATCAGTTGAACAATTTTTTTACTTCTAAACAACGTCCACTAGTTATTTACACACAAAATAATCACATGAGAGATAGCTCAATGGACCTATGTTTATGCAGGATCACATGTCAATTTTGTTTAGAGTAAGCCAGACATAAAATGGCGCCTGGTCGTCATCGTGGTATGTCCCTTTTGTAACAAACTATCTATAACATACTCATTTTAATCATTATTATTCATACTATTTTTAAACCCGTAAATTTACTGAAATggtacaaaatgaaatgaacgtTGCAATATTTTCTTCTGCAACACGGGGCCTCATTCGCCAAGGACACACAAAGTCACCGCAATCGATGATGAAGCCGACACTCAGCGGCCTTCCTTCGGCATGTATGAAAACGTGCAAGAAATCCAAACCCACTTACCAGAACGTATACAGTCTGCCAGAGTTCCTCCAAATGCAGTTTTCTTGCCCTTCAGGTTTTTATACCTTTCTTCCGTTAAATGTTTTTTCAACAACGATTTACACCCCGTAGCGTTCTTGAGCTTATTCCAAAGTTCTTCCACGGACATGATTGCGTTTTTTACCAAAAAGTAATGATATAGAAATAATAAAATGCACTTGAGGCCAGTTGGTGGAATGTACTAACAGAACTAGCTATATATCTGCTTTCACGACAACCAGGGAACCCACCTATGTCCTGAATTGAAGTTTGCTGATAACATTTTAGCCAATCAGGGACGTCGTTACATGAGTCTTGGTAAACAGACGGTCGCCATAGTCAGACAGGGTCATGTTTGAACAAGGATCTCTCAACGTTGAAACGGATTACGACTGCCGGATAAGAATATCCCTGGTGGATACACTAGGTATTTAGCTAATACGGGCTTTAGTATGTCATAATCATCCATGTTGAGAACGCtgatttaaaaagaaaattatATAATTGCGAGTATCTAACCAAGGTCGATAATATTTATGCTCATATTAAATACTGTATGTAGTTATGTCTGCTGGAGAGTATCGTAATGCTATCCTACTTGTTTTGTCATGTATAACATTTAATGCACGTGATAGTGATTACTTAGTGTTTAACAAAATCCCCGGCATATATTACTTTCATTGAGTGTAAGCGTTCCCTTTGTTGTTTGCCCCTTAGCTTTCACTGTTAGGTTCAAAGTCATTGCCACTGGATCCAGAATCTTATGCAAGACATGACTGAAGGTTACCAGGGCAAACGGTGAACACACACATGTGAACACTTCTCTTCCAATCTTGGTGCTTTGggcccatgaagatcctggctagagttggtcttcagcaaccaatgcttgtcgtaagacgcgactaacgggatcgggtggtcaggcttgctgatatggttgacacatgtattcCAATGGCGCAGATCAGTGCTTATGCTGTTCAACACTGGAATGTCTGATCgtgactctattatttacagactgccgccatgtagctggaatattgctgagtgcggcataaaaccaaacacactcactcaaggcGTTTTCCTATTTTTTGTGAATACAAACACGCACGAAATATACTTGGATATTTCTATTCGTGGCCCATAAAAAGGacagtgaaaatatttaaaactatttaaaatatttaaatttaacCAGTCACCTTTATGGGACGAAACATGTTCACTGAAAATTGTtgatgacaccagatgttcGCTAAAAGGGTAAACCACTCCTACCTTACAAACAGTAAGTTCACACGATTTACATAAAAAAGTCAGTCTCTAAATAaacaagacaatctagtgattaacaaaaaaaataaacaaaacaaaatagaaaatagGATGAATAAGGGATGGAATTTTCTTTCCAGCACATTCTACAAATGAAGCAGCATTCACCTGGCTAGCTGTTCtcgaacgttcgtagccctacggaCTTCTTGGATCTATTCGTAACACATTGGGtatgatcaaagttacgaattcttagggctacgaacgtttcgagaataagagcCCTGAAGAACATCCCTGGCCGTACCTGAAGGCAGCACTATCTCCACTtacacactaaaaatgaatgAATTGGTAACATTTTTAAGAGTGAAATGTCACATACTGTTAACAATAAAGATTACAATTATTATCTAATTAAAACATCAACAATACTAGCAAATTTGACAGTTCGTGGAAATTCTAAAATTCATTTCATAATCGAACGTGTTTTAAACAAATCTTAAAAGTCAAAGgatacacacagacatgcaTTGTTCACCTCACGCCTCCAGAAAATACCAGATACGGGTCATTTGATGGGATATTAAGGCAAAGGAGACTGCCTGTCAAAGATAGTGTTTTATCCCAAAGATAGTTTCACTTTGGTAACCATGTAGCCAGAGCTGAAATCTTCCTTAGTGAAGACCCGCCAGTATCAAGTAACTCGGGGCCACACCCAGATAATGAAGCTCTCAGCGTAAATGAAATTGTAAGAAAGAGTGGGCTCGATCGAACAACGAATGGCAATGATGACTTCATGAGCTGAACTCCTGGAATCTTGTTCGACATCAATGACCCGATATGAGGCGTTTTCATCGATCTTCCTTATTTCTCGGGAAGATGTGTAAGGAATGTATTTGCAATTCATGAATCTTAATTAATGTGCCAGATCTTCTCGTTATGAGCTGGCAATCCAAGCAGAAGTCTGACTCGTTTACATCAGGAAACAGGAAGAAGGGAGTCCACCTATTGAATTCAAGGTCACACTGTGCAATGCACACATTGCTAGATCTTGCAACATTTATGGAGTTTTTggacaaaaaaatataattatgaaaTAGATATTGAAATGGACTTTCGACTATCAACAATCTGCATTTCGTGTACCTGCAACGATTCTCACATCACGAGGCAACCATTACATCACAAACGACATTCACCAAGCCATACATAAAGTTTGGCAGCAGTGGTTGACGGGTTCTTAATGAACATGCCCGACTGCAAGAATGGTGTAAGTGCGTGAATTTCGAAGCCTGAAAGTTGTCACAGATTTTAGTTAAAGGTTAATAATATGCAATCATACGTATACTTTAaaaattattacataaaactgaaaAGTGTGCGTTAATCATTAAAATGTAATTCGTTATCGTCTGTGAAAAGTCGTTTTTCTTCACAGTTTTTTCAGCCATCTGCAATGTTTTGCTAACTGAATATAACGAGCAGTATTGAATATATAATGAGCACTTAACGAACTTTCATCACAGACGGATTGGAAATTCAACAGTACTTCCAATGAAGCGGTACAGATGGGAAAAAGACATCGAAATTGACGAAAGCAGCAGTTGTTCGAATGAATATAATGTTTTTATCGCTGGCGAACtataaaaacatttaaacatatttccaaTCGTATCGATTTGAATAATTACAATCAGAAAACACATTCTTGAAGACTTAGGAATGTCATAACACATATTGATTTCTTGTGCCTGCCAACGGCATGAATCTACTAAAGCGACCTTGCGAAAAATTCCTCATCCAATCCATAAttaatagaaacaaatgtggaaTACACTAAGTGGTACAAACATATAGTATTCCATCTTATACGTATAATTATTTTCCTCTCACAAATATCTTTTGGATTAACCTAGTTCCTGACTGAGATTTCAGcagaaatagtgagtgagttgagttttacgccgcacccagtaacattccagttacatggtggCTCAACAAAAATAAACCATCTGCAACAATTCCTTGCAGTAATGCATTTTCTAACCAAACTGGACACATGATACTGAATGCATATTGTGGCATAAATCAGATCAGGTCATCTCATCCTAGCTTAGGGTGTCCTATTACATGCGGTAGATCGATTCCATCTGACTGCTGGCGATTCTAGAGTTGACGTGTGGTTTGAGCTTGTCTTTCGTTAACAATGGCTGGtgcagccttgtggttaaagctttaaAAGGCCACGCCGATgtcccgagttcgattccccataagAGTAtagtgtctgaagcccatttctggtttccagcaccgtgatattgctgaaatattgctggaatattcacaACCCGACCATGCATGATAATTGCAGACATTTGCCCCAACCAAAAACTTAGAAGATGTAATATAATTTGTGGAGTGAATGGTATTTAACCAAATGAATTGTCTTATAGGATCGGTGGGATAACCTTGTGCATTCGTAACTAGTCGTTTCATTCCGacaagccggatggcgtctcgtacACCTCCTGGCCATGTTTACGACTAGGTCCTGTCTGAGGGCAAACGGGCATGGAGATGAAAATAGTCTAATATTATTATCAAGgagagataactctgaatttccaaacatggctctaTGAATACCCTACATCCCGTTGACAAAACAACAATACGGTCATTCCCTTTGCAAACacgtttcagtgttgaaagttgttcatcctttaGGTCAAAGTTTATGCTTAAATTGTGATTTGTAACGAAGTTTCAACGGTtccgccattttcatgttttgaaatgcgttttacttgCGATTTAAGTTAGTATGCACGATTTTTGGCAATAATGGCGTATGAgacttcttgtaggtcacggaaaggaacgagtagttacgaatgagcCTTGTGATTATAGGTTACCGTCAAGTCGAATTGTGTCAAGCCAATTTCAGGTGCCcctcatcgtgatattgctggactgttgctaaaagcggcgtacatgTAAAACTGAAATCACTCACTTAATTAACAAACGTACATGCAGTTTTAATGGACTAAACGACTGAGAAATAATCCAACACTGTACATTTGGGCTATGCGATTGTGAGCATAGACACGTTTGCGACTAAATCCGTTTGTTTTCTGTAAGTACATGACTTCTTCTCTGATAATGAACATATATCGCTTACCATTCATGAAAGCTCACCTGATCACATTACTGTCAATAAACAGATTGAATAAAAATGAATTGAAGTGAAGTTTAGCAGAGTATCAAGATAAAATTCGAACTCTGTAATATTGCTAGTATGCCGGATCAGTCAGCTGTAACCTGAAGTAAAATCGTCAAatcattcacattcattttttAAGTAAGAGGAAGAACCATACGAGTAACGCACTACAGCTCTGCGCGGACTTCACGAACTATATGTGATTGGTACAGGGAATTATGTTATCGTTTcaagagcgagtgagtttagttttagcaatgtttcagatGTAAGATGGCGGGGACACTAGaactgggtttcacacattgaacccatgcgTGGAAACtaacccggtcttcggcgtggcgaccGAACGCTGTAGCCACCGGCTATCCCTACACCCCCATCGTCCCAAAAAGGTGACATCTTGTAGAGTGGCTGCACTGATGGCCGATGTTCTATGTCTGACTGTTGTCATCAGTACTTGAGATACTGCCGACAGTACCTCAAGCCAGACAACTCACCTGAAAAGGCAGTGACACagcaaaacaaaagcaaacc is part of the Haliotis asinina isolate JCU_RB_2024 chromosome 6, JCU_Hal_asi_v2, whole genome shotgun sequence genome and harbors:
- the LOC137287519 gene encoding arginine kinase-like isoform X1 yields the protein MSVEELWNKLKNATGCKSLLKKHLTEERYKNLKGKKTAFGGTLADCIRSGCENLDSGVGIYASDPQAYTVFADVLDAVIKDYHKVDKLNHPEPDFGNIDKLGFSDLDPSGNFIISTRVRVGRSHDNYGFPPVITKEQRLAMEAATVSALDKLKGELAGTYYPLTGMSRETQKQLMDDHFLFNDSDRFLRDAGGYRDWPSGRGIYFNHAKTFLVWVNEEDHLRFISMQKGGNLGEVYSRLVKAIRAMESSGLSFAKRKGLGYLTFCPSNLGTTLRASVHIKIPKLAASPEFKAFCDRYNIQARGIHGEHTESVGGVYDISNKRRLGLTEFEAVQEMRRGVEACISEEKKLGKWWRIW
- the LOC137287519 gene encoding arginine kinase-like isoform X2, producing MSVEELWNKLKNATGCKSLLKKHLTEERYKNLKGKKTAFGGTLADCIRSGCENLDSGVGIYASDPQAYTVFADVLDAVIKDYHKVDKLNHPEPDFGNIDKLGFSDLDPSGNFIISTRVRVGRSHDNYGFPPVITKEQRLAMEAATVSALDKLKGELAGTYYPLTGMSRETQKQLMDDHFLFNDSDRFLRDAGGYRDWPSGRGIYFNHAKTFLVWVNEEDHLRFISMQKGGNLGEVYSRLVKAIRAMESSGLSFAKRKGLGYLTFCPSNLGTTLRASVHIKIPKLAASPEFKAFCDRYNIQARGIHGEHTESVGGVYDISNKRRLGLTEFEAVQEMRRGVEACISEEKKLGKGGRL